The genomic region AACACCCTGCGCTACGGGCACCACACCGCCCACCAGCACGCGTGCGTGGAGAACTTCCTGCTGGCCGCGGCCGAGCACGGGCTCGGCAAGGCCGACCTGGTCTCCAACGTCAACTGGTTCATGAACGTCCCGGTCGAGGAGGACGGCACGCTCGGGATCGTCGACGGCCTCTCCGCTCCCGGGCTGTCGCTGTCCCTGCGGGCCGAGACCGACGTGCTCGTGCTGGTCTCCAACTGCCCCCAGATCAACAACCCGTGCAACGGCTTCGACCCCACCCCCGTCGAGATGGTCGTCACCGCGCCGGGCGGGGGAGACCGATGACCGGCGCCCCCACCCCCTCCTCCGCCACGTCCACACCCCCGACCGCGTCCGGTTCCCGTCCGGCCGGTCCGCTGGGCGGCCGCACGCTGCTCGTGGCCAACCGGGGCGAGATCGCCGTCCGCGTGCTGCGCACCGCCCGCCGCCTGGGCCTGCGCACCGTCGCCGTGCACTCCGAGGCCGACCGCGGCGCCCCGCACGTGCGCCTGGCCGACACCGCGGTCGCCCTGGGACCGACACCGGCCGCCGACAGCTACCTGCGCGGCGACCTGGTGCTCGAGGCGGCCCTGGAGGCCGGTGCCGACGCCGTGCACCCCGGCTACGGATTCCTGTCCGAGAACGCCGACTTCGCCCGTGCCTGCGAGGACGCCGGGATCGCCTTCGTCGGGCCCACACCCGCGCAGATCGACCTCTTCGGCGCCAAGCACACCGCCCGGGCGGCGGCCGAGGCGGCCGGAGTGCCGCTGCTCGCCGGGACGGGGCTGCTCGACGGGCCGGACCACGCACGCGCCGAGGCCGAGCGGATCGGCTACCCGGTCATGCTCAAGGCCACCGCGGGCGGTGGCGGGATCGGCATGCGCGCCTGCGCCGACGCCGCCGCCCTCACCGAGGCGTGGGACTCCGTCCGGCGCACCGCGGGGTCGGGGTTCGGCTCCACCGACGTCTTCCTCGAACGCATGGTCACCGGGGCGCGCCACGTCGAGGTGCAGGTGTTCGGGTTCGGCGACGGCCGCGTCCTGGCCCTCGGCGACCGCGACTGCACCCTCCAGCGCCGCAACCAGAAGGTCTGTGAGGAGGCGCCCGCCCCCGCGCTGCCGGACGCCGTCCGCGAGCGGATCACCGAGGCCGCGGTCGGCCTGGCCGCCTCCGTGTCCTACCGCTCCGTCGGCACCGTGGAGTACGTCTACGACGCCGCGCGCGAGGAGGCCGCGTTCCTGGAGGTCAACACCCGTCTGCAGGTGGAGCACGGGGTCACCGAGGCGGTGTACGGGGTCGACCTGGTCGAGTGGATGCTGCGGCTGGCCCTCGGCGGGGCCGACGACCTGCCGCGGGAGGCGCCGGAGCCGCGTGGGCACGCCGTCCAGGCGCGCGTGTACGCGGAGGACCCCGACGCCGGGGACCGGCCCAGCGCCGGTCGCCTCACGCACGTCTCCTTCCCCGACCACGCGCTCGGCGGCGACCCGGTGCCCGGAGCCCTCGGAGCCTCCGCCACACCGGGAGCGCACGGGACGCCTGGGGCGAGCGGGGTGGCCTCCGGGGCCGGGGAAGTGCCACAACCCGCGGGGACGCCGCTGCCGCGGGTGGACACGTGGGTGGAGACCGGAACCGAGGTCACCGCGGCCTACGATCCCCTCCTCGCCAAGGTGATCGAGCACGGCCCCGACCGGACCGCCGCCTGGGCCCGGCTGGGCGCGGCGCTCGACGGCACCCGGGTGCAGGGCGTGGCCACGAACCTGGGCGTCCTGCGCGCCGTGTGCGAGCACCCCGACGTGGCCGCCGCCGCGCACACCACCGCGACGCTGGCCGGGGTCACCGACCCCGCCCCGCGCGTGCGGGTGGTCACCGCCGGGACGCGCACCACCGTGCAGGAGTGGCCCGGCCGCACCGGCCTCTGGCACGTGGGCGTGCCCCCGTCGGGCCCCATGGACGCCCTGTCCTTCCGGCTGGGCAACGAGGCCCTGGGCAACCATGAGGGCGCCCCCGGGCTGGAGTGCGTCCTGGACGGCCCCGAACTCGTCTTCACCGCCGCGTGCCGGGTCTGCGTCACCGGGGCGCCGGCGGCGGTCGCCGTCGACGGAGCACCCGTGCCCCAGTGGCGCCCGGTCGAGGTACCCGCCGGCGGCACGCTGCGGGTGGGCTCCGCCGACGGGGCGGGACTGCGCGTCTACGTCCTGTTCGAGGGCGGGCTCGACGTGGCCCCGGTCCTGGGCAGCGCCGCGACCTTCGACCTCGGCGGTTTCGGCGGGTACACCGGAGGCCCCCTCCAGCCGGGCGACGTCCTGCGCCCCGCGCCGCCGACCACCGGGGCGGCGCGGCCCGCGTCGGCCGAGGTCCCGCCCGAGCGGCGCCCCGTCATCGGGCACGCGTGGCACGTCGGGGTCCTGGAGGGCCCGCACGCCGCGCCGGAGTTCCTGACCGAGCAGGACGTCGCCGACTTCTACGCGGCGGAGTTCACCGTGCACTTCAACTCCTCGCGCACCGGCGTACGGCTGACCGGTCCCAAGCCCCGCTGGGCCCGCCCCGACGGCGGCGAGGCCGGCCTGCACCCCTCCAACATCCACGACACCGCCTACACGGTCGGCGCCGTCGACTACACCGGCGACCTGCCCATCCTCCTGGGGCCGGACGGCCCGAGCCTGGGCGGGTTCGTCTGCCCGGCCACGGTCGCCACCGGCGAGCGGTGGAAGCTGGGCCAGCTCCGCCCCGGCGACACCGTCCGCTTCGTCCCGATCTCCGAGACCGCCGCCGAGGCCGTGCGGGCGCGTCCGGCGGCGGTCCCGCTCCCCGACCGCGCCGCGCTCTCCGACGGCGGCGTGCTCGCCCGCGCCGAGGCCACCGACACCCGGCCGGAGGTGACCTACCGGCGCGGCGGCGACGACAACCTGCTGGTCGAGTACGGCCCGATGCGGCTCGACCTGGGTCTGCGCATGCGCGTGCACGCCCTGGCCGAGCAGATCGCCCTGGAACGTCCCGCCGGGATCGTGGACGTCACCCCCGGCATCCGGTCGCTGCAGATCCACACCGACCCCGACGTCCTCCCGGTCTCCCGGCTGCTCGGCCTGGTCCGCGAGGCCGAGGAGCGCATCGCCCCCACCAGTGACCTCACGGTCCCCAGCCGTACCGTCCACCTGCCGCTGTCCTGGGACGACCCGGCCACGAGGGAGGCCATCGAGCGCTACATGTCGGGGGTGCGCGACGACGCGCCCTGGTGCCCTTGGAACATCGAGTTCATCCGCCGCGTCAACGGCCTGGACAGCGTGGACGACGTGTACCGCACGGTCTTCGACGCCGAGTACCTCGTGCTGGGCCTGGGCGACGTCTACCTGGGGGCGCCCGTGGCCACGCCGCTCGACCCCCGCCACCGGCTGGTCACCACGAAGTACAACCCGGCCCGCACCTGGACCCCGCAGAACGCCGTGGGCATCGGCGGCGCCTACCTGTGCGTGTACGGGATGGAGGGGCCGGGCGGTTACCAGTTCGTGGGCCGGACCGTGCAGGTGTGGTCCACCTGGCGCCAGGACGGGCCGTTCGATCCGGGCTCCCCGTCGCTGCTGCGCTTCTTCGACCGGATCAGCTGGTATCCCGTCGAGGCCGACGAACTGCTGGAGATGCGCGCCGAGATGGCCGCCGGACGCCTGGACCTGGCGATCGAGGACGGCGAGTTCTCCCTGGGCGAGCACGAGCGCTTCCTCGCCGACAACGCCGCCGGCATCGAGGCCTTCGCCGCCCGCCAGGGCGCCGCGTTCGCGGCCGAGCGCGCCGCGTGGGAGGCGGCGGGGGAGTTCGACCCGCGCCCCGAGCCGGAGCCGGCCCCCGTGCGGGCGCGCGTCACCGCGCCGGCGGGCGGCCACGTGGTGGAGTCGCCGCTCACGGCGACCGTGTGGCGGGTGGGCGCCGCCCCCGGGGACACCGTGGCCGCGGATCAGGAGCTGGTCTCGTTGGAGGCGATGAAGACGGAGGTGCCGATGCGGGCGCGCGAGGCGGGCGAGATCGTCGAGGTCCTCGTGAAACCCGGCGACCAGGTGGCCCCCGGTGACGCCCTCGCGGTGGTCGGTCCGCCGCGCTGACCGGAGCGCCCCTCGCACGGTTGCGGGAACTTTGCCGTGCGGGGGGCCTGTCTTGTCGCACCCCCGGGACAGACTCTGTGGTGGTGTGCATCACATTCGACCGAGGGGACCGTCATGATCACCACCGACTTCGTTCCGGGCTCACCCTGTTGGATCGAGCTCAGTGCGTCCGACCTCCAGAAGTCGCTGGACTTCTACCGCGGCCTCTTCGGCTGGGAGGCCGAGTCGGCCGGGCCCGACACCGGCGGCTACATGATGCTCAGGTCCGACGGCAGGGCCGTGGGCGGCGCGGGGCCGCTCATGGAGGAGGGGCAGTCGCCGTCGTGGACGATCTACTACAAGACCGATGACGCCGAGGCCACGGCCGCGGCCGTGACCAGGCTCGGCGGCACCGTCCACGTCGACGCGATGGACGTCATGGGCCTGGGCATCATGTCGCACTTCGGCGACCCCCAGGGCACGGAGTTCGCCACCTGGCAGCCGTTGTCCTTCCCGGGCATGGAGGTCGCCGACGAGCCCAACAGCCTGATGTGGGTGGAGCTGTGGGCCCCCGACGGCGAGGGCGCCAAGAGGTTCTACGGTGACCTCTTCGGGTGGAGCTACACGTCCTTCCCGCTCCCGGAAGGGGCCGGCGCCTACGAGATGATCACCCCCGAGGGCCAGCCGGAGGAGCGCATGCACGGCGGCATGATGGGAGCCGACGAGCAGATGCTGGCACCGCTCGGAGGCAAGGGTGACTGGCACCCGGTGTTCCACGTCGAGGACCCCGACACGGTCACGGCCAAGGTCGCCGAGAGCGGAGGACAGGTGTTCATGGGGCCCGAGGACGCGGAGGGCGTCGGGCGCCTGTCCACCTGCGCCGACCCCGACGGCAACGTGTTCGTGCTGCTCAAGCCGTCCGAGATGTGAGCGGTGGGGCACTCCAGCCGCCGAGGGAGGAGGGCCCCGGGACGTCCGGCGGGCCGCGGGCCGACCGGCGGGGCCGCCCGCCGACACCGCCGCCCGGGCCGCCCGACGGCGTCCGCCGCTACTGGCGGGACACCGCTGAGGCCCCGCCGCGCAGCACGTACTTCTGGATCTTGCCCGTGGCGGTCTTGGGCAGCTGTGCCACGAACTCCACCTGGGTGGGCGCCTTGAAGTGCGCCATGTTCTCGCGCGCGAACGCGATCAGGTCCTGCTCGGTGGCCGCGGCCCCGTCCCTGAGCACCACGGACGCGCGCGGCGTCTCGCCCCAGCGCTCGTGCGGTACGCCGACCACCGCCGCCTCCAGTACGGCCGGGTGCCGCAGCAGGACCCCCTCCACCTCCACCGACGAGATGTTCTCCCCGCCGGAGATGATGACGTCCTTGATCCGGTCCTGGATCTCCACGTAGCCGTCGGGGTGCGTGACGGCGGCGTCCCCGGTGTGGAACCAGCCGTCCCGCATGACCTGCTCGGTGGCCTCGGGGTCGTTGTAGTACCCCCGCATGACGACGTTACCGCGGACGGTGATCTCGCCGACCGTCGTGCCGTCCCAGGGGACCTCCGCGCCGGACCCGTCGACCACCCGCAGTTCGCCGGAGGTGATGAGCTCGACGCCCTGGCGGGCCTTGACGGCGGCCCGCTCACGCGTGCCCAGGGCGGCGTGCTCGGGCCGGGGCTCGCACACGGTGATGAACGGGGCGGTCTCGGTCAGGCCGTAGACCTGCGTGACCGTCCACCCCAGGCCGTCCTCGAGGCGTTCGATGGTGTCGGCCGCCGGTGAGGCGCCCGCCGTCACCACGTTGACGCCCGGCGGGACGTCGCCGCGCACGTCCTTCGGGGTGTTCGAGAGCATGATGAGGACGGTGGGGGCCGCGCACATCCAGGTGACGCCCTCGGAGCGCACCAGTTCGTACACGGTGGCAGGGTCCATGGCCGGCAGGCACACGTGGGTGGCGCCCGCCGCGGTCACCGTCCAGGTGTAGGTCCAGCCGTTCGCGTGGAACATCGGCAGGGTCCACAGGTACCGCTCGCCGACCTCGATCCGCAGGTGGGTGAGGACGCCGACGGTGTTCATGTACGCGTTGCGGTGGGTGATCATCACGCCCTTGGGGCGTGCGGTCGTCCCGGACGTGTAGTTGATGGTCAGCAACTGGTTCTCGTCGATCTCCGGGCGCGGGAAGTCGCGCGCGGCGCCGGCGAGCAGGGCCTCGTAGTCCTCCCAGCCCGGGCGCGCCCCCTCCAGGGCGACGAACCGCTCCACGCCCGGCATGCGGTCGCGCACCCCGTCGACGGTGTCGATCTGGTCGGCGTGCACGCACAGGACCTTCGCGCCGGAGTGGTTGACGATGTAGACGAAGTCGTCGGCGGCCAGGCGGAAGTTGACCGGGACCAGGACGGCGCCCAGCTGCGGTACCGCGTAGAAGGACTCCAGCTGGGCGTGCGTGTTGGGGGCGATGTAGGCGACGCGGTCGCCGGGGGCCACGCCCATGCCCGCCAGGACCGAGGACCAGCGGTCACAGCGGTCGAAGAACTCCTCGTAGGTCAGGCGGAGCCCCCGGTCGACCACCGCCTCGCGGTCGCGGTACAGGCGGCGCGCGCGTCGGGCGAAGTCCAGGGGGGTGAGTGCGAGTTCCATCCGTCTTCTCTCTGCTTCGGCGGTGATTCAGAGGTCGAACAGCCGGGCCGCGTTGTCGTGGAGCACGCCGCGCAGCCAGTCGGGACCCAGGCCGAGGTCCTCCAGAGCCCGGATCTGGTCGAGGTAGGGGTAGGGGATGTTCGGGAAGTCGCTGCCCAGCAGGACGCGGTCGCCGAGCGAGCGCAGGCGCGGGAGCTCGGCGGTGGGGAACGGGGAGTGCCGCTCGGTGTAGGCGGTGAAGGCCATGGTGGTGTCCAGGTGGACCCGTTCGTGGCGTTCGGCGAGGTCGAGGAACTCGGTGTACTCCGGTGCCCCGGCGTGCGCGACGACCACGGCGAGCCGGGGGTGGGCGCGCAGGACCTCGGCGATCGGCCCGGGGCCGGTGAAGGGGCCGGGCAGGGGTCCGGAGGCGCAGTGGACCACTACGGGTGTACCGGACTCCGCCAGGGCGCCCCACACGTCGGCGAGCAGCGGGTCGCGGGGGTCGTACGCGCCGACCTGCAGGTGGGCCTTGAACACGCGTGCGCCCGAGCCGATCGCCGCGGCCACGTAGTCCTTGGCGTCGGGCTCGGGGTAGAAGGTGGCACTGCGCAGGCAGTCGGGGTGGTGGGCGGCGTAGTCGGCGGCCCAGTCGTTGAGCCAGCGGGCCATGCCCGGCCGGTGCGGGTAGGACAGGGCGGTGTGGTGCGTGACGCCGAAGCCGCGCAGCAGGGCCACGCGCTCGTCCTGGGTGCCCCGGTAGGTGATCGGCCAGACGCCCTCCCCGAGGGCGTCGAAGTAGGCCCAGACCTTGCGGAGGACGTTGGCCGGCATGAAGTGGGTGTGGACGTCGATGAGGCCCGGCAGCCCGAGCGAACGCCACGACGCGCGGACGGCGGCGGCTTCGTCGGGCTCGGGCGAGGATGAGGCCTGGGTCACAGGAGTCAGCCTAACCAGAACCGTGCTCGGCCCGGCGTGCCGGGCCGCCGGCCGGCCGGGCTCCGCGACCGGCCGGGCTCCGAGACCGGCCGGGGTCAGGCGCGGCGGCGGCCGTGGGCGTTGGTCGGCGTGATGCGGTCGTTGCGCAGGTGCTCGTAGACGATCGAGGCGCGCACGTCGGCGACCTCGGGGCGCTCGGTCAGTTTGTCGATGACGAACGCGTACAGGCTGTTGTTGTCCGGCAGGGCCACGTGGATGAGGAAGTCCTCGCTGCCCGAGGTGACGAAGACCGACAGCGTGTCCGGGAGCGAGCGGACCCAGTCGCGGAAGGCCTCGATGTTGTGCCGCGAGGGCTTGACGACGCTCACGGTGATGAGCGCCTGGACCGGGCGGCCGATGAGGTCCAGGTCCACGTCCAGCAGTGAGCCGCGAATCACACCCCTTTCTCGCAGCGCACGGGTCCGATCGAGGGTCGTGGTGGGCGACGCGCCCACCGCGGCGGCCACGTCGCGGTTGGTTTTTCGTGCGTCCGACTGGAGTTCGGCCAGGATCGCCGTATCAAGTTCGTCTAGATCAGCCATGTGCGCAGCATACCCGTATTAAATACGGAAAGTTGTCTGTAAGCCCGGAGTCTGGTTAACCTTTAATCGAAAAGGTCGTATTTGGCTCGCCCGGGAGAAGATCCTTCCGCGGCAGGCAGTGTCGCCCGCCGACGGCCACGCTCCGATGCGACGACGCATCACCGCAGACCCAAGGGACGTCCGTCGCCGTTATGAGACCTTCCTCCCTCCTGGCCCGCCCCGACCGACCGTCGGCACGGCCGGACACCGCGGCTCCCACCGGAGCCCCCGTACTGAGGGGCCGCCTCCTCGCCCTGGCGGCCATCACCTGCGCGGCACTGAACCTGCGCCTGGTGGTGACCTCGCTCTCGCCCCTGCTGACCACGATCGGGGCGGAGTTCGGCTTCACCACCACCGTCGTGGGCGTCTTCGGTGCCCTGCCGCTGGTCGCCTTCGCGCTGTTCGGCCTGGCCACCCCCGCCGTCATGCGCAGACTGGGCGCCGAGGCCACCGCCGTGCTCAGCATGCTGCTGGCCGCCGTCGGACAGCTGGCCCGTGCCTTCGCCCCCGACACCGGCACCCTGCTGCTGCTCACCGCGGTCGCCCTGACCGGAGCGGCGCTGGGCAACGTCGTGGTGCCGCCGCTGATCAAGCAGTACTTCCCTGACCGGCTGGCCGCCCTGAGCACGGTGCAGATGGTCGCGATCCACCTGGGCGCCCTGTTCCCGCCGCTGGTCGCCGTCCCGCTGGCCGAGGCGGCCGGCTGGCGCGTCGCCCTCGGTGCCTGGTCGCTGCTCGCCCTGGCCGCCGCCGGGCTCTGGGCCGCCCAGTGGCGCCGCCCGGGCGGCACCGCCGCGCCGAGCGCGGTCGTGCCCGCCGGAGGCGAGCCGCCGCTGGCGCGCCCGGTCTGGCGGGTGGGCATGGCCTGGCGGATGGCGGTCCTCTTCGGGATGGTGACCTGGAACGTCTTCACGCTGTTCACGTGGCTGCCGACGCTGCTGGCCGACGCCGGCCACTCCGGGGCGTTCTCCGGTGGCATGGTGTCGCTCATGGTGGGGTCGAGCCTGATGTTCGGCCTGGTGGCGCCCACGATCACCGTGCGTGCCGCCAACACCTTCCCCATCGTCGCCTTCGGGATCGCGGGCTACGTCGTGGGCTACCTCGGGATCGCGCTCGCGCCCCAGTCCCTGGCCCCCCTGTGGTCGGTCTTCCTGGGGCTGGGCACCGGCCTGTTCGTGGTCATGATGACCATGATCAACGCCCGCAGCACCACGGCACGGGGCTCGGCGTCGCTGTCGGGCTTCGTCCAGGGCGCGGGCAGCGGCATCGCGTTGGGCGGACCGCTCCTGTTCGGCCTGCTCGGCGAGCTGACCGGCGGCTGGACCGCGTCCTACGTGCTGGTCGCCGGGGGATCGCTGGCGGTCGCCACGGTCGTCGCCTACGTGGAGCGCACGCCGTGGAGCATCGAGGCGGCCGCCGCCGGACACCGCCCGGAGTGAGCCCGCGGCCCGATCGGGGTCGACAGCGAGCCCGTCACCCGCCCGGTGTCCAGAATGAGCCCGTGGCCCGACCGGGGTCGCCAGTGAGTCCGTCACCCGTCCGGGGTCCGGAGTGAGTCCCTGACCCCGTCCGCGCGGGCCCGGGAACGCCGTCCGCGCGGGGCCGCGCGAGCCCGTCCGGGAGGGCCGTGCGGGCGGGCCCGCGGGGCCGGGCGTGGTGCCTGTCACGTCCGCGCGGAGGAGCGCGTGGTGGGAGACACGGGCGTGTCGGACACGCGTGACAAACGCTCGCTAATGCGGGCAATGCGCGCATAATGGCGACATGACTACGACGCCCCCGGACCGGCCCTCCGCCGGGGTCTCCGGGTCGGTCCCCTGACCCCCCACGGCCCACGAGGACGCCGCTGTCACACGGTTCCCACGGGCACACGACGACCAGTCCGGGCCGGAGCCGTGGTTCCCCAGTCGCCCGCGGGGACCCGAGGGGAACGATCACGATGACGTCGGAGCGGGAGCACTCGTCCCGGCCCCCCGGACGGGTGTCCCCGATGGGCGGTGCCGGGGAGTTCGTGCCCCTCATCCGCAACCGGGACTTCCAGGCCCTGTGGACCAGCCGCTTCTTCGCCGGGCTCGGCAAGGAGAGCGGCGAGGTCGCCTACCCCCTCCTGACCCTCCTCCTGGTGGGATCGGCCGCCCAGGCGGGCGTCATCGGCGCCTCACAGGTCGCCACCGCCATGGTCGCGGCGGTGGTCGGCGGCTCCCTCGCCGACCGGGTCAACCGCCGCGTGGTCCTGCTCTGCTGCGACGCCGGCCGGCTCCTCCTGCTCGCCGGCTTCGCCGCCCTCCTCCTGGCGGGCGAGGTCACCCCGACGGGGGTCGTGGCCGTCGCCGTGTGCTCGTCGGCGCTGACGGGGGTGTCCAACCCGGTCGCGATGGCCGCCATCAAGCAGCTGGTACCGGCCTCCCAGGTGGCCGACGCGGCCGCGCAGAACCAGATCCGCTTCTTCACCACCACCGCGCTCGGCGCGCCCCTGGCCGGGTTCCTGTTCAGCCTCGGCCGCGCGTTCCCCTTCGCCGCCGAGGCCCTCACCTACCTGGTCTCCGCCGGACTCGTGCTGTGCATCCGCCGCCCCATGCAGGCGCTCACCCGCGAGCCCCGCGAGCGGTGGACCCTGCGCGGCGCCGTCGGCGGGTTCGTGGTCCTGGCCAAGCACCCCATCCTGCGTCCGATGATGCTGTGGATCGTGGTGTTCAACGTGGCCTTCACCCACACCGGAGCGTTCCTCGCCATCATCGCCACCGCCAACGAGCAGGGGGCCACCAACGTCGAGATCGGCCTGACGGTGTCCGTGGCCGGGGCCGGCGGGCTCCTGGGGTCCCTGGCCGCCGGGGCGGTGGTGCGCTGGGTGCGTCCGACGACCACCTTCCTCGCGGCGGCCTGGTCCGCCCCGGTCTGCGGTCTCGCGCTGGCCGTGGCCCCGAACGTGCTCTCCCTCGGGGTCATCGTCGGCTGCGTGTTCGCGACCGTGCCGTGCGTCAACGCGGTCTTCTACGGCTACGTCGCCGCGTCGGTCACCGACGGCTACCAGGGGCGGGTGCTCGGCGCCGTCATGTTCATGTCCCTGGTCTCCCAACCGGTGGGCATCCTCGGGATCGGGCTCGTCTTCGACCACGCCGGACCCACCTGGGTGTTCCTCATGATGGCGCTGGTCTCCGGCCTCGCCGCCCTGTTCAGCCTCTCTCCGGTCATGCGCGACCTGCCCCGCCCGGAGGACGTGTCCGTCGCGTGACGCGCGGACCCCGGGACCGGACGTCGGCTCAGGGACGGTCCGGCCCCGGGGAGTCGGGGCGGCGGGGCGGGGTCAGCTCTCCAGGGGCATGGCCATCAGCGGGTCGGAGGTGGGCCGCTCGGAGCCGCCCTCCGGTTCGAGGGTGACCGCCACGCCGCTGTCCCGCCCCTCGGCGACCCCGGCCAGCAGCGGTTCCGCGACGCCGGACGCGTCGATCGAGAGGACTCCGGCCGAGGTGACGGATCCGTCGTCCCGGGTCAGCCACAGCTGGTAGTCCTCGTCCTCCGGGTCGGCCAACCCGTTCGAGCTGAACACCAGGCGGCCCTCGCTCTCGGAGTAGACCAGCGACACGGTGACGCCCTCCATCGGCTCCGCCGTGGTGTACGCGGCGTCCGGTGCGGAGAGCACGGCCGCGATCCGCTGTTCGTTCTCGCGCAGCTCCCGCACCTGGCGGACCTGGTCGGCGGCCACGGCGCCCAGGGCGACCACGACCGCGAGGCAGGCCGCCAGGACCAGGCCGAAGCCCCATCCCCACCGGCGGCGGGGCTCGGGCAGGCGTTCGGGCGCCGGAGCGAGCTGCCGCGTCCGGGCCACATCGGCCAGGACCCGCTCGCGCAGACCCTCCGGCGGCGTGCGGGCCGTGGCCGCGGCGAGCCGCGCCGCGGTCTCGGAGAACCCGCGGACCTCCTGCCGGCAGGAGTCGCATCCCGCCAGGTGGTCCTCGAACCGCACCGCTTCGGACGGTGCCAGGGAGTGCAGGGCGTACGCGCCCGCCAGCGTGTGCTGGTCCTGGCTCAGCGGCCTTCTCACCACTCCACCCCCAAACAGTCCCGGAGCCTGATCAGCCCGTCGCGCATCCGCGTCTTGATCGTCCCCAACGGGGTGGACAGCAGGCGGGCGACCTCACGGTAGGTGTACCCGCCGTAGTAGGCGAGCCGGACCGACTCGCACTGCAGCTCGGTG from Nocardiopsis aegyptia harbors:
- a CDS encoding 5-oxoprolinase/urea amidolyase family protein — its product is MTGAPTPSSATSTPPTASGSRPAGPLGGRTLLVANRGEIAVRVLRTARRLGLRTVAVHSEADRGAPHVRLADTAVALGPTPAADSYLRGDLVLEAALEAGADAVHPGYGFLSENADFARACEDAGIAFVGPTPAQIDLFGAKHTARAAAEAAGVPLLAGTGLLDGPDHARAEAERIGYPVMLKATAGGGGIGMRACADAAALTEAWDSVRRTAGSGFGSTDVFLERMVTGARHVEVQVFGFGDGRVLALGDRDCTLQRRNQKVCEEAPAPALPDAVRERITEAAVGLAASVSYRSVGTVEYVYDAAREEAAFLEVNTRLQVEHGVTEAVYGVDLVEWMLRLALGGADDLPREAPEPRGHAVQARVYAEDPDAGDRPSAGRLTHVSFPDHALGGDPVPGALGASATPGAHGTPGASGVASGAGEVPQPAGTPLPRVDTWVETGTEVTAAYDPLLAKVIEHGPDRTAAWARLGAALDGTRVQGVATNLGVLRAVCEHPDVAAAAHTTATLAGVTDPAPRVRVVTAGTRTTVQEWPGRTGLWHVGVPPSGPMDALSFRLGNEALGNHEGAPGLECVLDGPELVFTAACRVCVTGAPAAVAVDGAPVPQWRPVEVPAGGTLRVGSADGAGLRVYVLFEGGLDVAPVLGSAATFDLGGFGGYTGGPLQPGDVLRPAPPTTGAARPASAEVPPERRPVIGHAWHVGVLEGPHAAPEFLTEQDVADFYAAEFTVHFNSSRTGVRLTGPKPRWARPDGGEAGLHPSNIHDTAYTVGAVDYTGDLPILLGPDGPSLGGFVCPATVATGERWKLGQLRPGDTVRFVPISETAAEAVRARPAAVPLPDRAALSDGGVLARAEATDTRPEVTYRRGGDDNLLVEYGPMRLDLGLRMRVHALAEQIALERPAGIVDVTPGIRSLQIHTDPDVLPVSRLLGLVREAEERIAPTSDLTVPSRTVHLPLSWDDPATREAIERYMSGVRDDAPWCPWNIEFIRRVNGLDSVDDVYRTVFDAEYLVLGLGDVYLGAPVATPLDPRHRLVTTKYNPARTWTPQNAVGIGGAYLCVYGMEGPGGYQFVGRTVQVWSTWRQDGPFDPGSPSLLRFFDRISWYPVEADELLEMRAEMAAGRLDLAIEDGEFSLGEHERFLADNAAGIEAFAARQGAAFAAERAAWEAAGEFDPRPEPEPAPVRARVTAPAGGHVVESPLTATVWRVGAAPGDTVAADQELVSLEAMKTEVPMRAREAGEIVEVLVKPGDQVAPGDALAVVGPPR
- a CDS encoding VOC family protein, which translates into the protein MITTDFVPGSPCWIELSASDLQKSLDFYRGLFGWEAESAGPDTGGYMMLRSDGRAVGGAGPLMEEGQSPSWTIYYKTDDAEATAAAVTRLGGTVHVDAMDVMGLGIMSHFGDPQGTEFATWQPLSFPGMEVADEPNSLMWVELWAPDGEGAKRFYGDLFGWSYTSFPLPEGAGAYEMITPEGQPEERMHGGMMGADEQMLAPLGGKGDWHPVFHVEDPDTVTAKVAESGGQVFMGPEDAEGVGRLSTCADPDGNVFVLLKPSEM
- a CDS encoding long-chain-fatty-acid--CoA ligase, with translation MELALTPLDFARRARRLYRDREAVVDRGLRLTYEEFFDRCDRWSSVLAGMGVAPGDRVAYIAPNTHAQLESFYAVPQLGAVLVPVNFRLAADDFVYIVNHSGAKVLCVHADQIDTVDGVRDRMPGVERFVALEGARPGWEDYEALLAGAARDFPRPEIDENQLLTINYTSGTTARPKGVMITHRNAYMNTVGVLTHLRIEVGERYLWTLPMFHANGWTYTWTVTAAGATHVCLPAMDPATVYELVRSEGVTWMCAAPTVLIMLSNTPKDVRGDVPPGVNVVTAGASPAADTIERLEDGLGWTVTQVYGLTETAPFITVCEPRPEHAALGTRERAAVKARQGVELITSGELRVVDGSGAEVPWDGTTVGEITVRGNVVMRGYYNDPEATEQVMRDGWFHTGDAAVTHPDGYVEIQDRIKDVIISGGENISSVEVEGVLLRHPAVLEAAVVGVPHERWGETPRASVVLRDGAAATEQDLIAFARENMAHFKAPTQVEFVAQLPKTATGKIQKYVLRGGASAVSRQ
- a CDS encoding amidohydrolase family protein, yielding MTQASSSPEPDEAAAVRASWRSLGLPGLIDVHTHFMPANVLRKVWAYFDALGEGVWPITYRGTQDERVALLRGFGVTHHTALSYPHRPGMARWLNDWAADYAAHHPDCLRSATFYPEPDAKDYVAAAIGSGARVFKAHLQVGAYDPRDPLLADVWGALAESGTPVVVHCASGPLPGPFTGPGPIAEVLRAHPRLAVVVAHAGAPEYTEFLDLAERHERVHLDTTMAFTAYTERHSPFPTAELPRLRSLGDRVLLGSDFPNIPYPYLDQIRALEDLGLGPDWLRGVLHDNAARLFDL
- a CDS encoding Lrp/AsnC family transcriptional regulator, whose amino-acid sequence is MADLDELDTAILAELQSDARKTNRDVAAAVGASPTTTLDRTRALRERGVIRGSLLDVDLDLIGRPVQALITVSVVKPSRHNIEAFRDWVRSLPDTLSVFVTSGSEDFLIHVALPDNNSLYAFVIDKLTERPEVADVRASIVYEHLRNDRITPTNAHGRRRA
- a CDS encoding MFS transporter, giving the protein MRPSSLLARPDRPSARPDTAAPTGAPVLRGRLLALAAITCAALNLRLVVTSLSPLLTTIGAEFGFTTTVVGVFGALPLVAFALFGLATPAVMRRLGAEATAVLSMLLAAVGQLARAFAPDTGTLLLLTAVALTGAALGNVVVPPLIKQYFPDRLAALSTVQMVAIHLGALFPPLVAVPLAEAAGWRVALGAWSLLALAAAGLWAAQWRRPGGTAAPSAVVPAGGEPPLARPVWRVGMAWRMAVLFGMVTWNVFTLFTWLPTLLADAGHSGAFSGGMVSLMVGSSLMFGLVAPTITVRAANTFPIVAFGIAGYVVGYLGIALAPQSLAPLWSVFLGLGTGLFVVMMTMINARSTTARGSASLSGFVQGAGSGIALGGPLLFGLLGELTGGWTASYVLVAGGSLAVATVVAYVERTPWSIEAAAAGHRPE